In Streptomyces sp. NBC_01707, a genomic segment contains:
- a CDS encoding glycosyltransferase family 2 protein, which produces MSAAQYPAVSVIMPVLNEERHLRNSVRHILEQEYAGEMEVVIALGPSTDRTDEIAAELVREDSRVHTVPNPTGRTPAALNAAIQASSHPVVVRVDGHGMLSPNYIATAVRLLEETGAQNVGGIMHAEGENAWEDAVAAAMTSRIGVGNAAFHTGGQAGPAETVYLGVFRREALEKADGYNVEFIRAQDWELNFRIREAGGLIWFSPELKVQYRPRPSVKALAKQYKDYGRWRHVVARYHAGSINLRYLAPPTAVCAIAAGIVVGAAVTPWAFVLPAGYAAAIIAGSLPAGKGLPLKARAQIPVALATMHMSWGYGFLTSPRSLAKKVMAARRPAVGRQTV; this is translated from the coding sequence ATGTCTGCCGCGCAGTACCCCGCCGTCTCCGTGATCATGCCGGTGCTCAACGAGGAACGCCATCTCAGGAACTCCGTCCGGCACATCCTCGAGCAGGAGTACGCCGGCGAGATGGAGGTCGTGATCGCGCTCGGCCCGTCCACGGACCGTACGGACGAGATCGCCGCCGAGCTCGTACGCGAGGACTCCCGGGTGCACACGGTGCCGAACCCGACCGGCCGCACCCCGGCAGCGCTCAACGCCGCGATACAGGCCTCCTCGCACCCCGTCGTGGTGCGAGTCGACGGCCATGGCATGCTCTCGCCGAACTACATCGCGACCGCCGTCCGGCTCCTGGAGGAGACCGGCGCGCAGAACGTCGGCGGCATCATGCACGCCGAGGGCGAGAACGCCTGGGAGGACGCCGTCGCCGCGGCCATGACATCGAGGATCGGCGTCGGCAACGCGGCCTTCCACACCGGCGGCCAGGCGGGCCCGGCCGAGACCGTCTACCTGGGGGTCTTCCGCCGCGAGGCGCTGGAGAAGGCGGACGGCTACAACGTGGAGTTCATCCGCGCCCAGGACTGGGAGCTGAACTTCCGGATCCGCGAGGCGGGCGGACTGATCTGGTTCTCGCCGGAGCTGAAGGTGCAGTACCGGCCGCGTCCCTCGGTGAAGGCCCTCGCCAAGCAGTACAAGGACTACGGCCGCTGGCGCCACGTCGTCGCCCGCTACCACGCCGGTTCGATCAACCTGCGTTACCTGGCGCCGCCGACCGCCGTCTGCGCGATCGCGGCGGGCATCGTCGTCGGCGCGGCCGTCACCCCGTGGGCCTTCGTCCTCCCGGCCGGTTACGCCGCGGCCATAATCGCCGGGTCCCTCCCGGCGGGCAAGGGCCTGCCGCTGAAGGCGCGGGCACAGATCCCGGTGGCGCTGGCCACCATGCACATGTCCTGGGGCTACGGCTTCCTGACCAGCCCGCGCTCATTGGCCAAGAAGGTCATGGCCGCCCGCCGCCCGGCGGTCGGGCGACAGACGGTCTGA
- a CDS encoding LCP family protein — MGRSSTSGEGTRPRVRHAGQLGWDDGLYDDEPSAGSGGGRDSRAGDRGRPDPGRAGRRRGRSHRHGRRGKRRILRWIAWVLVLAILGAGAAGYLWYEHLNSNLRKGHRSAGNSAAKKAAPNAAGQTPLNILLIGSDSRNSKENLKLGGSKESVGAKPLADVQMLLHVSADRKNASVVSIPRDTRVDIPKCVDPDTGHESPATNRLINESLGRGGPGCTLDTWEQLTGVYIDHWVMVDFAGVVAMADAVGGADVCVNDNVYDIPKPKVPGGSYLKLTKGTHKVKGKQALQWLRTRHAFESDIGRAKAQHMYLNSVIRELKNQNAFTDTGRLMDLAETATKSLQVSEEIGSVKKLFDLGMQLKGVPMDKINMLTMPRIPDPENDNHVLPKPVAADKLWALLRDDESLDPKDRKTSGKKDKGPAAAAPAALDVTVVNGTGADGQVPTGGRAMGVQDILRSEGFTKATASTVPGSALTTTVTYPKDSGAQGKSDALSIAEALGMPTSAVKVSTDVETLTLTVGSDWRTGQTYPKKAADDDDPLEGTEAVNGSEQDACMDVYWPYRF, encoded by the coding sequence GTGGGACGGAGCAGCACATCCGGGGAGGGAACGCGACCACGCGTCCGGCATGCCGGACAACTCGGCTGGGACGACGGCCTGTACGACGACGAGCCGTCCGCCGGCTCCGGGGGCGGACGCGACAGCCGCGCCGGGGACCGGGGCCGCCCGGACCCCGGCCGCGCCGGGCGCCGCCGCGGCCGGTCGCACCGGCACGGCAGACGCGGCAAACGCCGGATACTGCGCTGGATCGCCTGGGTTCTCGTGCTGGCGATACTCGGCGCCGGCGCCGCCGGCTATCTCTGGTACGAGCACCTGAACAGCAATCTCCGCAAGGGGCATCGCAGCGCCGGGAACAGCGCCGCGAAGAAGGCCGCCCCGAACGCCGCGGGCCAGACCCCGCTGAACATTCTGCTGATCGGCTCCGACAGCCGTAATTCCAAGGAGAACCTCAAGCTCGGCGGCTCGAAGGAGAGCGTCGGCGCGAAGCCGCTGGCCGATGTGCAGATGCTCCTCCACGTGTCGGCCGACCGGAAGAACGCCTCGGTGGTCAGCATTCCGCGTGATACGCGCGTCGACATCCCGAAGTGCGTCGACCCCGACACCGGCCACGAGTCCCCGGCCACCAACAGGCTCATCAACGAGTCGCTGGGCCGTGGCGGCCCCGGCTGCACACTGGACACCTGGGAGCAGCTGACCGGCGTCTACATCGACCACTGGGTGATGGTCGACTTCGCCGGGGTGGTCGCCATGGCGGACGCCGTGGGCGGCGCCGATGTGTGCGTCAACGACAACGTCTACGACATCCCCAAGCCCAAGGTCCCCGGCGGCTCCTATCTGAAGCTGACCAAGGGCACGCACAAGGTCAAGGGCAAGCAGGCGCTGCAGTGGCTGCGTACCCGCCACGCCTTCGAGAGCGACATCGGCCGAGCCAAGGCCCAGCACATGTACCTGAACTCGGTCATCCGTGAGCTGAAGAACCAGAACGCGTTCACCGACACCGGGCGGCTGATGGACCTCGCCGAGACGGCGACCAAGTCGCTCCAGGTCTCGGAGGAGATCGGCTCGGTGAAGAAGCTGTTCGACCTCGGTATGCAGCTCAAGGGCGTACCGATGGACAAGATCAACATGTTGACGATGCCGCGGATCCCGGATCCGGAGAACGACAACCACGTGCTGCCGAAGCCGGTCGCCGCCGACAAGCTCTGGGCGCTGCTGCGGGACGACGAGTCGCTCGACCCGAAGGACCGCAAGACGTCCGGGAAGAAGGACAAGGGACCGGCCGCGGCAGCGCCTGCTGCCCTCGACGTGACGGTGGTCAACGGCACCGGAGCCGACGGGCAGGTGCCCACCGGCGGCCGCGCCATGGGCGTCCAGGACATCCTCCGGTCCGAGGGCTTCACCAAGGCCACCGCCTCGACCGTCCCGGGGTCCGCGCTGACCACCACGGTGACCTATCCGAAGGACTCCGGCGCCCAGGGCAAGTCGGACGCGCTGTCGATCGCCGAGGCCCTGGGGATGCCGACCAGCGCGGTCAAGGTGTCGACGGATGTCGAGACGCTGACCCTCACGGTCGGCTCGGACTGGCGGACGGGACAGACGTACCCCAAGAAGGCCGCTGACGACGACGACCCGCTGGAGGGGACCGAGGCGGTCAACGGGTCGGAGCAGGACGCCTGCATGGACGTCTACTGGCCGTACCGGTTCTAG
- a CDS encoding LCP family protein: MDAQSRGRADEIDPADQWVLNPQTGDYELRLPQSGGDSYRTPSAPGPRGSGRRGAAHEGGGERRSPVRDGGDERRSGGRNGEGRGPVPAQRGRRANGPRGQEGSGPDSAGRRKRKQPKGRRKKALLWTGGVMAFVLVGLSVGGYALYQHFNGNLNSVDIGDAGNKDVITANAPLNILIIGTDKRTGKGNEGYGDKSSPGHADTNILFHVSKDRTNATALSIPRDLITDIPDCTTKQPDGSDKVIPGTQNIRFNVSLGQEGRDPGCTMRTVEDITGVKPDHFMMVDFNAVKELTTAVGGVKVCLAHPVKDPDSHLDLPQGESKIQGEDALAFVRTRHSFGNQSDLDRIKVQQQFIASMIRQMKSDDTLTSPTKMYSLADAATKALTVDKGIGSIKKLTSLAKELGKIDTKNITFVTAPVIDNPAEKVHATVVLNKAKSDPLFQMMRDDTSLTEVKKQKKAAKSKQDALLKGTKAAAADVRVDVLNGGDRAGAAQETVTWLQNEQGVLKSTNKANAPEKISKTTLEYAPNQADQARALAAMMGLPGSALKQGTTDAEGLQAMVLTLGADFKGAGVPVTGPAKVPDDIPLANADKAVCAK, from the coding sequence GTGGATGCGCAAAGCCGTGGGCGGGCGGACGAAATCGACCCCGCAGACCAGTGGGTCCTCAACCCGCAGACCGGCGATTACGAATTGCGACTGCCCCAATCCGGAGGGGATTCATACCGCACGCCGAGTGCGCCGGGTCCCCGTGGTTCCGGGCGCAGAGGCGCGGCGCACGAGGGCGGCGGCGAGCGCAGAAGCCCGGTTCGTGACGGCGGTGACGAGCGCAGAAGCGGTGGCCGGAACGGCGAGGGCCGGGGGCCGGTGCCCGCGCAGCGCGGTCGCCGTGCCAATGGCCCGCGCGGCCAGGAAGGTTCGGGTCCCGACTCCGCCGGTCGGCGCAAGCGCAAGCAGCCGAAGGGCCGCCGCAAGAAGGCGCTGCTCTGGACGGGCGGCGTGATGGCCTTCGTGCTGGTCGGTCTGTCGGTGGGCGGGTACGCGCTGTACCAGCACTTCAACGGCAACCTGAACTCCGTGGACATCGGCGACGCCGGCAACAAGGACGTCATCACCGCCAACGCGCCCCTCAACATATTGATCATCGGCACCGACAAGCGGACCGGTAAGGGCAATGAGGGGTACGGCGACAAGAGCAGCCCCGGCCACGCCGACACCAACATCCTCTTCCACGTCTCCAAGGACCGGACCAACGCCACGGCGCTGAGCATCCCCCGCGACCTGATCACCGACATCCCGGACTGCACCACCAAGCAGCCGGACGGTTCGGACAAGGTCATCCCGGGCACCCAGAACATCCGGTTCAACGTCAGCCTCGGTCAGGAAGGCCGCGACCCGGGCTGCACCATGCGTACGGTCGAGGACATCACCGGCGTGAAGCCCGACCACTTCATGATGGTCGACTTCAACGCCGTCAAGGAGCTGACCACTGCGGTCGGCGGCGTCAAGGTGTGTCTGGCCCACCCGGTCAAGGACCCCGACTCGCATCTCGACCTCCCGCAGGGCGAGAGCAAGATCCAGGGCGAGGACGCGCTGGCGTTCGTACGGACCCGGCACAGCTTCGGCAATCAGAGCGACCTGGACCGGATCAAGGTCCAGCAGCAGTTCATCGCCTCGATGATCCGGCAGATGAAGTCGGACGACACGCTGACCAGTCCGACGAAGATGTACAGCCTGGCGGACGCGGCGACCAAGGCACTGACGGTCGACAAGGGCATCGGGTCGATAAAGAAGCTGACCTCGCTCGCCAAGGAACTGGGCAAGATCGACACGAAGAACATCACCTTCGTGACGGCCCCGGTGATAGACAACCCGGCCGAGAAGGTCCATGCGACGGTGGTGCTCAACAAGGCCAAGTCCGACCCGCTGTTCCAGATGATGCGCGACGACACCTCGCTGACCGAGGTGAAGAAGCAGAAGAAGGCCGCCAAGAGCAAGCAGGACGCGCTGCTCAAGGGCACCAAGGCCGCTGCCGCCGACGTTCGGGTCGATGTCCTCAACGGCGGCGACCGGGCCGGCGCCGCCCAGGAGACGGTCACCTGGCTGCAGAACGAGCAGGGCGTACTCAAGTCGACGAACAAGGCCAACGCCCCGGAGAAGATCTCCAAGACGACGCTCGAGTACGCACCGAACCAGGCCGACCAGGCCCGGGCACTCGCCGCCATGATGGGCCTGCCCGGCTCGGCCCTGAAGCAGGGCACCACGGACGCCGAGGGGCTGCAGGCGATGGTCCTGACCCTGGGTGCGGACTTCAAGGGCGCCGGTGTGCCCGTCACCGGACCGGCAAAGGTGCCTGACGACATACCGCTGGCAAACGCCGACAAGGCAGTGTGCGCAAAGTGA
- a CDS encoding LCP family protein translates to MDADVTESAGTPADPDRSAADQDGHNDESQDRDGSQGEGRSRGDGSSQDGPEGEGRPEEPLDSDAPAGRRHRWLRWTALAASLFVLVAAGGGWWLYRKLDSNIRTDTSAAAELRVYEKERPVSVVHDAENILLIGSDSRTGDNRKYGRSYGSSQRSDTTILLHLAADRKSATAMSIPRDLMTEIPSCHQADGKPTRKQFAQFNWAFQFGGTACTIRTVERMTGIRIDHHMVVDFNGFKDMVDAVHGVEICLKEPIDDSDAHLKLRAGRQKLDGEEALGYVRARKSIGNGSDTDRMERQQRFLGALVNKMQSNGVLLNPTRLYPVLDAATKSLTTDPGLDSLKDLYELVRGMRNVPTKKVQFLTVPRQPYTADPNRDELVQPEANKLFKRLREDTPVAVVPADELERKKGKNSDSAGSESPTPTPTYSGSNAATDLCEQ, encoded by the coding sequence ATGGACGCAGACGTGACCGAAAGCGCCGGCACGCCGGCCGACCCCGACCGCTCGGCCGCGGACCAGGACGGGCACAACGACGAGTCGCAGGACAGGGACGGGTCTCAGGGCGAGGGCAGGTCTCGGGGCGACGGCAGCTCTCAGGACGGTCCGGAAGGCGAAGGACGCCCTGAGGAGCCGCTCGACTCGGACGCCCCTGCCGGGCGCAGGCACCGCTGGCTACGTTGGACTGCGCTCGCCGCGTCGCTCTTCGTCCTGGTCGCCGCGGGTGGCGGCTGGTGGCTGTACAGGAAGCTCGACAGCAACATCAGGACCGACACGTCCGCGGCCGCCGAACTGCGGGTGTACGAAAAGGAACGTCCCGTGTCCGTCGTGCACGACGCGGAGAACATCCTGCTCATCGGCTCCGACAGCCGCACCGGCGACAACCGCAAGTACGGCCGTTCCTACGGCAGCAGCCAGCGCTCCGACACCACGATCCTGCTGCACCTCGCCGCGGACCGGAAGAGCGCCACGGCCATGTCCATCCCGCGCGACCTGATGACGGAAATCCCCAGTTGTCACCAAGCGGACGGAAAGCCCACCAGGAAACAATTCGCCCAATTCAACTGGGCCTTCCAATTCGGTGGCACCGCCTGCACGATCCGCACGGTCGAGCGGATGACGGGCATTCGCATCGACCATCACATGGTCGTCGACTTCAACGGCTTCAAGGACATGGTCGACGCGGTGCACGGCGTCGAGATCTGCCTCAAGGAGCCGATCGACGACTCGGACGCGCACCTGAAGCTCCGCGCGGGGCGCCAGAAGCTCGACGGCGAGGAGGCGCTGGGGTACGTACGGGCCCGCAAGTCCATCGGCAATGGCAGCGACACCGACCGGATGGAGCGCCAGCAGCGATTCCTCGGCGCGCTGGTGAACAAGATGCAGAGCAACGGCGTCCTGCTCAACCCGACCCGGCTCTATCCGGTGCTGGACGCGGCCACCAAGTCGCTGACCACGGATCCGGGCCTGGACAGCCTCAAGGACCTGTACGAGCTGGTGCGCGGCATGCGCAACGTACCGACCAAAAAGGTGCAATTCCTGACAGTTCCGCGACAGCCATACACGGCCGACCCGAACCGGGACGAACTTGTCCAACCCGAGGCCAACAAGCTCTTCAAGCGACTGCGCGAGGACACCCCTGTCGCAGTGGTCCCGGCGGACGAACTGGAACGCAAAAAGGGCAAGAATTCGGACAGCGCGGGCTCGGAGAGCCCGACGCCCACACCCACCTATTCAGGCAGCAATGCGGCCACCGACCTGTGCGAGCAGTAA
- a CDS encoding TIGR03089 family protein, with amino-acid sequence MNASDRTPADLLRSALAADPARPMVTFYDDATGERVELSVATFANWVAKTANLLQGDLAAEPGDRLALLLPAHWQSAVWLLACSSVGVVADVQGDPAAADLVVTGPDTLDAARACRGERIALALRPLGGRFPQPPEGFADYAVEVPSQGDRFAPFAPVDPDAPALTVGGLGLTAAQLVARAREDAEELGLAPGSRLLTGRTYDSWDGLSAGLFAPLAAGGSVVLCRHLGQLDDDGLAKRVESERVTNTAV; translated from the coding sequence ATGAACGCCAGCGACCGCACCCCTGCCGACCTGCTGCGTTCCGCGCTCGCCGCGGACCCGGCCCGCCCCATGGTCACTTTCTACGACGACGCCACCGGAGAACGGGTCGAACTGTCGGTGGCCACCTTCGCCAATTGGGTGGCCAAGACCGCCAACCTGCTGCAGGGCGACCTGGCCGCGGAACCGGGCGACCGGCTCGCCCTCCTGCTGCCCGCGCACTGGCAGTCCGCGGTCTGGCTGCTCGCCTGCTCCTCGGTCGGCGTCGTCGCCGATGTGCAGGGCGACCCCGCCGCCGCCGACCTCGTCGTCACGGGTCCGGACACGCTGGACGCCGCGCGCGCCTGCCGCGGCGAACGGATCGCCCTGGCCCTGCGCCCGCTGGGCGGCCGGTTCCCGCAGCCCCCCGAAGGTTTCGCGGACTATGCCGTGGAGGTGCCCAGCCAGGGTGACCGGTTCGCGCCGTTCGCGCCGGTGGATCCGGACGCGCCCGCGCTGACCGTCGGCGGGCTCGGGCTGACGGCGGCGCAACTGGTCGCGCGCGCCCGCGAGGACGCCGAGGAGCTGGGGCTGGCGCCCGGATCGCGGCTACTGACGGGACGCACGTACGACAGCTGGGACGGGCTCAGCGCCGGGCTCTTCGCCCCGTTGGCCGCAGGCGGCTCCGTGGTCCTGTGCCGGCATCTGGGACAGCTGGACGACGACGGACTCGCCAAGCGCGTCGAGAGTGAGCGGGTCACCAACACCGCGGTGTGA
- a CDS encoding peptidoglycan recognition protein gives MRAFITSAIGVTCSAALVLPNAAPAGAAPDTSAVAATEAADPAEVPGSTQSLPLSPLPDASERATDAPSGTAEANAVQGLPRRDVHPFSLVGVVWDDADVELHGVVEVRTRAVGSRHWSDWQDLETHNAEHAADPGSAERDSGTVRGSTAPLWVGNCDGVEVRVIPEAPAVDDRVTARVPLPEGLRLELVDPGRDPQQSPVADTDEGDVEAAGGEFVGLASGKGGRLATTLQASLQGAAPTSLQASGQDRVLPALSKARTEAESEAAAGVAPGSKPYIGARPTIVTRKGWGADEKLREKGFAYTKSVKAAFIHHSATGNKYTCSQAPSVLRGIYRYHVKSTGWRDIGYNFAVDKCGNIYEGRAGGVTKAVQGAHTLGFNTNSMGIAVLGTFSTSDPPAAAVNAVAKLTAWKLGLFGANPNSRTTLVSGGGNRFKKGTKVKLNVISGHRDGFATECPGTRLYKKLGSARTSSAHLQGR, from the coding sequence ATGCGTGCCTTCATCACATCTGCCATTGGTGTCACCTGTTCGGCAGCCCTTGTGCTGCCCAACGCCGCGCCCGCGGGCGCCGCCCCCGACACCTCCGCCGTCGCAGCGACCGAGGCCGCCGATCCCGCCGAAGTGCCCGGGTCGACGCAGTCCCTGCCGCTGTCGCCACTTCCCGACGCGTCCGAGCGGGCGACCGACGCCCCCAGCGGCACCGCCGAGGCGAACGCCGTGCAAGGTCTGCCTCGACGCGACGTCCACCCCTTCTCACTGGTCGGCGTCGTCTGGGACGACGCCGACGTCGAACTCCACGGCGTCGTCGAGGTCCGCACCCGGGCCGTCGGCTCCCGTCACTGGTCCGACTGGCAGGACCTGGAGACCCACAATGCCGAGCACGCCGCCGACCCCGGGAGCGCCGAGCGCGACTCCGGGACCGTCCGCGGCTCCACCGCCCCGCTCTGGGTCGGCAACTGCGACGGCGTCGAGGTCCGGGTCATCCCGGAGGCGCCCGCCGTCGATGACAGGGTCACGGCCCGGGTACCGCTGCCCGAAGGCCTGCGGCTCGAACTCGTGGACCCCGGCAGGGACCCGCAGCAGTCGCCCGTGGCCGACACCGACGAAGGCGACGTCGAAGCGGCAGGTGGCGAGTTCGTGGGTCTCGCATCCGGCAAGGGCGGCCGCCTCGCCACAACTCTCCAGGCGTCCCTTCAGGGAGCCGCACCGACTTCCCTCCAGGCATCCGGCCAGGACCGCGTCCTGCCCGCACTGAGCAAGGCGCGGACCGAGGCGGAGAGCGAGGCCGCGGCCGGTGTCGCGCCGGGCAGCAAGCCGTACATCGGCGCCCGCCCGACCATCGTCACCCGCAAGGGCTGGGGTGCCGACGAGAAGCTGCGCGAGAAAGGCTTCGCGTACACGAAGAGTGTCAAGGCCGCCTTCATCCACCACAGCGCCACGGGCAACAAGTACACGTGCTCCCAGGCGCCGTCGGTCCTTCGCGGTATCTACCGCTACCACGTCAAGAGCACTGGCTGGCGCGACATCGGCTACAACTTCGCCGTCGACAAGTGCGGAAACATCTACGAAGGACGTGCCGGGGGCGTGACGAAGGCGGTCCAGGGCGCGCACACTCTCGGTTTCAACACCAACAGCATGGGCATTGCCGTGCTCGGCACCTTCAGCACGTCCGACCCGCCCGCGGCCGCGGTGAACGCCGTCGCGAAGCTCACCGCCTGGAAACTCGGTCTGTTCGGCGCCAACCCGAACTCCAGGACCACCCTCGTGTCGGGCGGCGGAAACCGGTTCAAGAAGGGGACAAAGGTCAAACTCAACGTCATCTCCGGACATCGGGACGGCTTCGCAACCGAATGCCCTGGAACCCGTCTCTACAAGAAGCTCGGCTCGGCCCGGACCAGCTCTGCCCACCTGCAAGGCCGCTGA
- a CDS encoding sugar phosphate nucleotidyltransferase, whose protein sequence is MTEAKEAILLVGGKGTRLRPLTVHTPKPMVPAAGVPFLTHQLARARAAGVEHIVLATSYLAEVFEPHFGDGSSLGLHIEYVTEREPLGTGGAIRNVASRLVSGPDEPVLIFNGDILTGLDIRALVTSHATSGADVSLHLTRVEDPRAFGLVPTDDTGRVTAFLEKPQTPEEIVTDQINAGAYIFRRSVIDTIPADRPVSVERETFPGLLASGAHLQGMVDSTYWLDLGTPQAFVRGSADLVLGRAPSPAVPGRCGDRLVLPTASVAADAKLSGGTVIGEGALIGAGARIDGSAVLAGAVVEPGAVITDSLVGAGARIGSRTVLAGAVVGDGARVGADNELRNGVRIWCGATLPDASVRFSSDE, encoded by the coding sequence GTGACAGAGGCAAAAGAAGCGATTCTCCTGGTCGGTGGCAAAGGCACTCGACTGCGCCCGCTCACGGTGCACACTCCGAAGCCGATGGTTCCGGCGGCCGGCGTCCCGTTCCTGACGCACCAGCTGGCGCGGGCGAGGGCCGCCGGGGTCGAGCACATCGTCCTCGCCACGTCGTACCTGGCCGAGGTCTTCGAGCCGCACTTCGGCGACGGTTCGTCACTCGGCCTGCACATCGAATACGTCACGGAACGCGAACCGCTCGGCACCGGCGGAGCCATCCGCAATGTGGCTTCCCGCCTCGTCTCCGGCCCGGACGAACCCGTCCTCATCTTCAACGGCGACATCCTCACCGGCCTCGACATCCGGGCGCTGGTCACCTCGCACGCCACGTCCGGGGCGGACGTCTCGCTCCACCTCACCCGGGTCGAGGACCCGCGCGCCTTCGGTCTCGTACCGACGGACGACACCGGCAGGGTCACGGCGTTCCTGGAGAAGCCGCAGACGCCCGAAGAGATCGTCACCGACCAGATCAACGCGGGGGCGTACATCTTCCGACGGTCGGTCATCGACACCATCCCGGCCGACCGCCCGGTCTCCGTGGAGCGCGAGACCTTCCCCGGACTGCTCGCCTCCGGAGCGCATCTCCAGGGCATGGTCGACTCCACGTACTGGCTGGACCTCGGCACCCCGCAGGCGTTCGTACGCGGCTCCGCCGACCTGGTCCTCGGCCGCGCCCCGTCCCCTGCCGTTCCCGGGCGGTGCGGCGACCGGCTCGTGCTGCCGACGGCCTCCGTCGCCGCCGACGCCAAACTCAGCGGCGGTACGGTCATCGGCGAAGGCGCCCTGATCGGCGCGGGCGCGCGGATCGACGGCTCCGCGGTGCTGGCCGGCGCGGTCGTCGAACCCGGCGCCGTGATCACGGACTCCCTGGTCGGAGCCGGTGCCAGGATAGGCAGCCGGACGGTGCTGGCGGGCGCGGTCGTCGGCGACGGCGCACGGGTCGGCGCCGACAACGAACTGCGCAACGGTGTCCGCATCTGGTGCGGGGCGACTCTGCCCGACGCGTCCGTGCGCTTCTCGTCGGACGAATGA
- a CDS encoding DNA-3-methyladenine glycosylase translates to MAGRFAPRSAPSRSVPRQAAADEAPQAPGALHRPESQQAPGAQQASEALTREWTPPGSLDLRLVLAPLRRGPADPTFRIDRDGSVWRATRTPAGPGALHLTDRGGRIGATAWGPGAAWLLDQLPTLLGAQDEPEAFRPRHRLVAAAQHRRPGLRLLRTGLVLESLIPSILEQKVTTDEAYRAWRLLVRTYGTPAPGPAATLFTTHGLHVMPDPRTWSLIPSWEWHRAGVDAKRSATILRAVRVARRLEEAATMPLPEATARLELIPGIGPWTSAETLQRANGAADAVTVGDLHLPGIIGHALAGNRNADDEEMLTLLAPYEGQRHRATRLILLSGHTPSRRAPRMTRGDIARL, encoded by the coding sequence GTGGCAGGACGATTCGCCCCCCGCAGCGCTCCGAGCAGATCCGTCCCGCGCCAGGCCGCAGCGGACGAGGCGCCGCAGGCACCGGGGGCACTGCACCGACCGGAGTCACAGCAGGCCCCCGGGGCACAGCAGGCATCCGAGGCACTGACCCGGGAGTGGACCCCGCCCGGCTCGCTCGACCTGCGCCTCGTCCTCGCCCCACTGCGCCGCGGCCCCGCCGATCCGACGTTCCGTATCGACCGGGACGGTTCGGTCTGGCGTGCCACCCGCACCCCGGCCGGCCCCGGCGCACTGCACCTCACCGACCGGGGCGGCCGGATCGGGGCGACGGCCTGGGGTCCCGGCGCCGCATGGCTCCTGGACCAACTCCCGACCCTGCTCGGTGCGCAGGACGAACCGGAGGCGTTCCGCCCCCGCCACCGTCTGGTCGCCGCGGCTCAGCACCGCCGCCCCGGACTGCGGCTGCTGCGCACCGGTCTGGTGCTGGAGTCGCTGATCCCGTCGATCCTGGAACAGAAGGTCACCACCGACGAGGCCTACCGCGCCTGGCGCCTTCTCGTCCGGACCTACGGCACCCCGGCCCCCGGCCCTGCGGCCACCCTGTTCACCACGCACGGCCTGCATGTGATGCCGGATCCGCGTACCTGGTCGCTGATCCCGTCCTGGGAATGGCACCGCGCGGGCGTCGACGCCAAACGATCGGCCACGATCCTGCGCGCGGTACGCGTGGCCCGACGGCTTGAGGAAGCGGCCACCATGCCCCTCCCGGAGGCCACCGCCCGGCTCGAACTGATCCCCGGGATCGGCCCCTGGACCTCCGCGGAAACGCTCCAACGAGCCAACGGCGCCGCCGACGCGGTCACGGTGGGCGATCTCCATCTCCCCGGCATCATCGGCCACGCCCTGGCAGGCAACAGGAACGCCGACGACGAGGAGATGCTGACCCTGCTCGCTCCCTACGAGGGCCAACGCCATCGGGCCACCCGCCTGATCCTGCTCTCGGGCCACACCCCCTCGCGCCGAGCCCCCCGCATGACGAGGGGCGACATCGCCCGCCTGTAG